The Mercenaria mercenaria strain notata unplaced genomic scaffold, MADL_Memer_1 contig_1956, whole genome shotgun sequence genome includes a window with the following:
- the LOC128552029 gene encoding uncharacterized protein LOC128552029: protein MDEISPRNSPRRPSANKTDINQTLNLVLEQLKSQKFGCEGDFLSCSDVAVSIKNDLLECGFVPKAEKSLWVPVQIIEFLGNTLDSTINSIYIPDRRIQKALNTLSEIEYSLKKHRRFHVRKLASFVGQIISMSVVIGHISQIMTRYLSIDIAAVQSWASYIQLNCGSMTQLKFWKENLQVLNISKINVEDFFTKIVFSDASGTGFADYEVKTVNGVAQGQWTNDEQVRSSTWRELTAVFRVMQSIVHVLRGHKVKWFSDNQAVSSIVKKGSMNVELQTIAFSIFTYCLKNSIVLDVEWIPREENERADYLSKIVDKDDWGISFHIVRLIESKWGNLEVDWFASAHNSKLPVFYSQFWNERCSGVDAFSEFWGGKFGLFVPTIITVARVLRKMQSDKISGVLIVPSWSSANFWPLLCVGGRFISNVVDWIELPTNKENYTACINGAGIFGNEKLKFKMLALRLIF, encoded by the coding sequence ATGGATGAAATTTCACCACGTAATTCGCCAAGACGTCCTAGTGCAAATAAAACGGACATTAATCAGACATTAAATTTAGTTTTGGAACAATTGAAAAGTCAGAAATTTGGTTGTGAGGGAGATTTTTTGAGTTGTTCAGATGTTGCTGTCTCGATAAAAAATGATCTTCTTGAATGCGGGTTTGTTCCAAAAGCAGAAAAGTCTTTATGGGTTCCTGTGCAAATCATAGAGTTTCTTGGTAATACTCTTGATAGCACcataaatagtatttatataccAGATAGAAGAATACAGAAAGCATTAAATACTCTTTCAGAGATAGAATATTCGTTAAAGAAACACAGACGGTTTCATGTGAGAAAATTGGCTAGTTTTGTTGGACAAATTATTTCCATGTCGGTTGTTATAGGTCACATTTCTCAAATAATGACTAGGTATTTGAGTATAGATATAGCCGCCGTACAATCGTGGGCATCTTATATACAATTAAATTGTGGTAGTATGACTCAACTCaaattttggaaagaaaattTACAAGTATTGAACATAAGTAAGATTAATGTTGAAGattttttcactaaaatagtATTTAGTGATGCCTCCGGAACGGGATTTGCCGATTATGAGGTAAAAACTGTAAATGGTGTCGCTCAAGGTCAGTGGACAAATGATGAACAGGTTCGATCCTCTACTTGGAGAGAACTTACAGCAGTTTTCAGAGTTATGCAGTCCATTGTACATGTTTTACGAGGACACAAGGTTAAGTGGTTTTCTGATAACCAGGCTGTTAGCAGCATTGTTAAAAAGGGTTCGATGAACGTTGAGTTGCAAACAATTGCATTCAgtatatttacatattgtttaAAGAATAGTATTGTTTTAGATGTTGAATGGATTCCGAGGGAGGAAAATGAAAGAGCCGATTATCTGTCAAAGATTGTTGACAAAGATGACTGGGGCATATCTTTTCATATTGTACGCTTGATCGAAAGCAAGTGGGGTAATTTAGAGGTAGACTGGTTCGCTTCAGCTCATAATAGTAAATTACCTGTATTTTATTCCCAGTTTTGGAATGAAAGGTGTTCAGGCGTGGATGCATTTTCGGAATTTTGGGGTGGTAAATTTGGGTTGTTCGTGCCAACCATCATTACAGTTGCTAGGGTATTAAGAAAAATGCAGTCAGACAAAATTAGCGGTGTATTGATTGTACCGTCATGGTCTTCGGCAAATTTTTGGCCGTTATTATGCGTGGGTGGCAGATTTATATCCAATGTTGTAGACTGGATCGAGTTGCctacaaataaagaaaattacaCTGCATGCATTAATGGCGCAGGCATTTTCGGAAATGAAAAATTGAAGTTTAAAATGTTAGCACTACGACTAATATTTTAG